A stretch of Chitinophagales bacterium DNA encodes these proteins:
- a CDS encoding DUF3010 family protein, with amino-acid sequence MKPSPISFKLEGVFQLYDDIEIGFIAPQTVTAYLKKHQPPIQPKYSYQQHAFNLAFYLITKS; translated from the coding sequence ATGAAGCCTTCACCAATATCCTTTAAACTCGAAGGAGTTTTTCAACTGTACGATGATATAGAGATTGGATTCATAGCTCCACAAACTGTTACAGCCTACCTTAAGAAACATCAACCTCCTATTCAGCCTAAGTACAGTTATCAGCAGCACGCGTTTAATCTCGCTTTCTATTTAATTACAAAATCATAG
- a CDS encoding protein kinase, whose product MIELLDEDAPEPIRNFVRNNHDVEFTQYHRRGQMGEVYFGRRLKLNDDVAYKFYWAKPDYDSSEEAVILRHISHKNILRLYELKFLPPSFAYFVTPKLSCDLQQQIEVGRLSSRRALEITADILLGVTELHSKHQLVHRDLKPPNVLLDVKLSVIADLGAVKKISEEKDFVNASKATCFYLPPESIEENKYYFQSDLYQVGLILFQSLGGFFPINTPYDWLTSKQRRELSLVRDGTQQQQEFDRMIGKQILKGTLADLHTLPQYLDGGFKRVLAKALQIDHSRRFKNSSEFLQAVHGLIRTYPDYSQQGDTLLIIHGTHSEYRANKDAQGRWSVEKRIDGKQWRRNNNHDGRLTSILRICKNK is encoded by the coding sequence ATGATAGAACTTCTTGATGAGGATGCACCGGAACCAATTAGAAATTTTGTCCGCAATAATCACGATGTAGAGTTCACTCAATATCACAGACGCGGTCAAATGGGAGAAGTATATTTTGGAAGACGCTTGAAGCTCAATGATGATGTTGCTTACAAGTTTTATTGGGCAAAACCCGATTACGATTCTTCAGAGGAAGCCGTCATTCTTCGGCATATTTCTCACAAAAACATTCTTCGACTTTATGAACTCAAATTTTTACCGCCTTCGTTTGCATACTTCGTGACTCCGAAATTGTCTTGTGACCTCCAACAACAGATTGAGGTAGGTAGATTGTCTTCCCGTCGAGCACTTGAAATTACGGCGGATATTCTCCTGGGAGTAACAGAACTTCATTCAAAACATCAACTCGTACATAGAGATCTAAAGCCTCCAAATGTCTTACTTGATGTAAAGTTGTCTGTGATTGCTGATTTAGGAGCCGTAAAGAAGATCAGTGAAGAAAAGGACTTTGTGAATGCATCTAAAGCGACTTGCTTCTATCTGCCGCCTGAATCAATTGAAGAAAACAAATATTACTTTCAATCTGATCTCTATCAAGTAGGACTAATTTTATTTCAAAGTCTGGGTGGTTTTTTCCCTATCAACACGCCTTACGACTGGTTAACTTCTAAACAGCGCCGTGAATTATCGCTTGTACGAGATGGAACTCAACAGCAGCAAGAGTTTGATAGAATGATTGGGAAGCAGATTTTGAAAGGAACTCTTGCTGACCTTCACACTCTTCCTCAGTATTTAGATGGTGGATTCAAGCGTGTTCTCGCGAAGGCGTTGCAAATTGATCATTCGAGGAGATTCAAAAATTCATCTGAGTTTTTGCAAGCTGTTCATGGCTTGATCCGCACTTACCCAGATTATTCGCAGCAAGGGGATACATTGCTAATCATACACGGAACGCACTCTGAATATCGCGCCAACAAAGATGCACAGGGTCGATGGTCCGTTGAGAAGAGAATTGATGGTAAACAATGGCGACGAAATAACAATCACGATGGAAGATTAACTTCAATTCTACGCATTTGTAAGAATAAATAA
- a CDS encoding PLP-dependent aminotransferase family protein, with the protein MQTLPVQKDFLYHEVAERYERLINDHVLKSGDKLLSVRALSKEQGVSMSTVFQAYSILENKGLIEAREKSGYYVKFTPREIPHVPHEDMPMHEARKTSVDEMIAEIHRNISAENILKFSLAAPALELLPAAKLNKAVVQAIRASKDSCLGYENIQGNVLLRNQIAKYAFNWGGFIHEDDVVSTGGCQEAIMLCLKAVTKPGDTVAVESPTYFGIFHMIQSLGLKVVEIPSGAVDGVNLQYLTKAIGKFKIKACLFVTNFNNPFGSCLPDEKKKKLVQLLAMHNIPLIEDDIYGEMFFGKQRPRTCKSFDKKGLVLLCSSVSKSLAPGYRVGWCIPGKFKDEIIRLKLIHNISTPSLTQAAVAFFMQNGRYELHLRRLRKALHTQCLRYIQAITQFFSDDTKISRPQGGYVLWIELNKKIDAMELYQRAMKYHISISPGQIFSTQSRFENCIRISFGRPYDAEVERGLKRLGGLVREMM; encoded by the coding sequence ATGCAAACACTTCCTGTCCAAAAAGATTTTCTCTACCACGAAGTAGCTGAGCGCTACGAGCGGCTGATTAATGATCATGTGCTGAAGTCGGGAGACAAATTGCTTTCAGTGCGCGCGCTCAGTAAGGAACAGGGCGTAAGCATGAGCACGGTGTTCCAGGCATATTCCATTCTGGAAAACAAAGGGCTGATTGAGGCGCGGGAGAAGAGTGGCTACTATGTAAAATTTACGCCACGTGAAATTCCTCATGTGCCGCATGAGGATATGCCCATGCATGAGGCACGCAAGACGAGTGTGGATGAGATGATCGCCGAGATTCACAGAAACATTTCTGCTGAAAATATTCTGAAGTTTTCACTCGCTGCTCCCGCTCTTGAATTGCTTCCGGCAGCGAAGCTGAACAAAGCCGTGGTGCAGGCGATCCGTGCCTCAAAAGACAGCTGTCTCGGTTATGAAAATATCCAGGGCAATGTATTACTGCGAAACCAGATTGCGAAGTATGCCTTTAACTGGGGCGGCTTCATCCATGAAGATGATGTGGTGAGCACAGGGGGTTGCCAGGAGGCGATCATGCTTTGCCTGAAGGCTGTGACCAAGCCCGGCGACACGGTTGCAGTAGAAAGTCCAACCTACTTCGGTATCTTCCACATGATACAATCACTGGGATTGAAGGTGGTGGAAATTCCTTCGGGAGCAGTGGATGGCGTGAATCTTCAGTACTTAACAAAAGCCATTGGGAAATTCAAAATCAAAGCGTGCCTGTTTGTTACCAACTTTAACAATCCATTTGGCTCGTGCCTGCCCGATGAAAAGAAAAAGAAGCTGGTGCAGCTGCTGGCGATGCACAACATTCCACTGATAGAGGATGACATCTACGGCGAAATGTTTTTCGGGAAACAGCGACCGCGCACATGCAAGAGCTTCGACAAAAAAGGATTGGTGCTGCTGTGCTCCTCAGTGTCGAAGTCGCTGGCGCCGGGCTATCGCGTGGGCTGGTGCATCCCCGGTAAATTTAAAGACGAGATCATCCGCCTCAAGCTTATCCACAACATCAGTACACCGTCACTCACTCAGGCTGCTGTTGCCTTCTTCATGCAGAACGGAAGATATGAGCTGCACCTGCGACGTCTGCGGAAAGCGCTGCACACGCAATGTCTCCGGTACATCCAGGCGATCACCCAATTTTTTTCTGACGACACAAAAATCTCGCGTCCTCAGGGTGGCTATGTATTGTGGATCGAGCTGAACAAAAAAATTGACGCCATGGAATTGTACCAGCGCGCCATGAAATACCACATCAGCATTTCGCCGGGACAAATTTTTTCTACACAATCGCGGTTTGAAAATTGCATCCGCATCAGCTTCGGACGACCGTATGATGCGGAGGTGGAGCGGGGGCTGAAGCGGTTGGGGGGATTGGTGAGGGAGATGATGTGA
- a CDS encoding DUF4926 domain-containing protein → MISELETVALINDLPEENLKAGDVGTVVSVYKNGEAYDVEFVSTDGNTIALKTLKHEMIRPTFGRKEIFHVREIH, encoded by the coding sequence ATGATCAGCGAATTAGAAACCGTAGCTCTTATAAATGACTTGCCGGAGGAAAACCTGAAAGCAGGAGATGTTGGTACGGTAGTTTCAGTTTACAAAAACGGAGAAGCTTACGATGTAGAGTTTGTTTCTACGGATGGAAATACAATTGCCTTAAAAACTTTAAAGCACGAAATGATTCGCCCTACATTTGGCAGAAAGGAAATTTTTCACGTCAGGGAAATACATTAG
- a CDS encoding T9SS type A sorting domain-containing protein encodes MKNFFPIFFICMTGYFIFPFLLSAQSYSPFPTENATWNVTDAHLDIYGSDYAYNYYNWLYRIEGDTIIGGNNFHKLFSDIHSYVIPIGGDTLNSFFSYHNYAGAFRDDGFKHIYIRIPVLSDSLLYDFNLSVGDTTTTLAYYEAVVDSIDSIYANNHWYARFILHELYDGCPNISLMEGIGTSYGFINGVDCFEGLSVLNCFSENGIQIYGDSTIDCDHFVWTQTENIANTSQLRISPNPFTTSTTITLTNCLTPFSVQLFDELGREAPLQFHSTQQGSQTVLTIDRGALPSGMYFLSITSIEKREVVKVMVE; translated from the coding sequence ATGAAAAACTTTTTTCCTATTTTTTTTATTTGTATGACCGGTTATTTCATTTTTCCTTTCTTGCTATCTGCGCAATCGTATTCTCCCTTTCCTACGGAAAATGCAACATGGAACGTGACGGACGCTCATCTCGATATTTATGGATCTGATTATGCTTATAATTATTACAACTGGCTTTATCGCATCGAAGGAGACACAATTATCGGAGGAAATAATTTCCATAAACTGTTTTCAGATATTCACAGCTACGTTATCCCCATAGGTGGAGACACTCTTAATTCTTTCTTTTCGTATCATAATTATGCCGGAGCGTTTCGGGACGATGGATTTAAACATATCTACATTAGAATTCCTGTATTGAGTGATTCACTATTGTATGACTTCAATCTTTCCGTAGGAGATACAACTACCACCCTTGCTTACTATGAAGCAGTAGTTGACAGTATCGATTCAATATATGCCAACAATCACTGGTACGCACGGTTTATACTTCATGAACTCTATGATGGTTGTCCGAACATTTCTTTAATGGAAGGCATTGGAACGTCATATGGTTTTATAAATGGTGTCGATTGTTTTGAAGGTCTTTCTGTTCTCAATTGTTTCTCTGAGAATGGAATTCAAATCTACGGAGATAGTACTATTGATTGCGATCATTTTGTTTGGACACAAACAGAAAATATTGCAAACACAAGTCAGTTAAGGATCTCCCCTAATCCCTTCACCACCTCCACCACCATCACCCTCACCAACTGCCTCACGCCATTCAGCGTGCAACTGTTTGATGAGTTGGGAAGAGAAGCGCCTCTGCAATTTCATTCCACGCAACAAGGTAGCCAAACCGTACTTACCATTGATCGTGGTGCATTACCGAGCGGGATGTATTTTCTTTCCATCACTTCAATAGAAAAAAGAGAGGTGGTGAAGGTGATGGTGGAGTGA
- a CDS encoding M48 family metallopeptidase, giving the protein MKEQVLKRDKFHFGSTEIVYNTFLKERKSIGITVRPDQSILVTSPLHISSEKVKELVKKKAPWIIKQQSYFLSFHPLTPPRRYVGGETHLYLGRQYRLKLVESKKEEVKMKGAFIFVYTKKKENKKQVKQLMNEWYRINANEKFEKYFAECKKLFHRQDLKEVKIQLRNMPKRWGSCTVKGKIILNPELIKAPRGCIEYVLIHELCHTKFANHSNAFFHLQSQMMSDWEKWKSKLEKVMS; this is encoded by the coding sequence ATGAAAGAACAAGTTCTTAAGAGAGATAAATTTCATTTTGGTTCCACCGAAATTGTGTACAACACTTTCTTGAAGGAAAGAAAATCCATTGGCATTACTGTAAGACCTGATCAATCAATTCTGGTTACTTCACCACTTCACATTTCAAGTGAAAAGGTAAAAGAACTCGTAAAGAAAAAAGCACCCTGGATCATAAAGCAGCAGAGTTACTTTCTTTCTTTCCATCCATTGACACCACCTCGAAGGTATGTTGGAGGCGAAACACATTTATACTTAGGAAGACAATATCGCCTGAAGCTTGTTGAATCGAAAAAGGAAGAGGTAAAAATGAAAGGCGCCTTTATTTTTGTTTACACAAAAAAAAAAGAAAACAAAAAGCAGGTGAAACAGCTCATGAATGAGTGGTACAGAATAAATGCGAACGAGAAATTTGAAAAGTATTTTGCTGAATGTAAGAAACTATTTCACCGTCAGGATTTGAAGGAAGTGAAGATTCAATTAAGAAATATGCCAAAGCGATGGGGCAGTTGCACGGTGAAAGGGAAAATTATTTTGAATCCTGAATTGATCAAAGCTCCGCGAGGGTGCATTGAATATGTGTTGATCCACGAATTGTGTCACACAAAATTCGCCAATCACAGCAATGCATTTTTTCATCTCCAATCTCAAATGATGTCTGATTGGGAAAAGTGGAAAAGCAAATTGGAAAAAGTAATGTCGTAA
- a CDS encoding Fic family protein, whose translation MTIKELYQKADELKGQLAKHQPLKREDEDRLWKKFRLEWNYNSNHIEGNTLTYGQTELLLIFGKTTGDHDKREYDEMEAHDVAVKMIYELANDKERDLTENFIRQLNEVILVRPFWKEAITPDGQPTRREITPGEYKKFPNSVRLQNGEIFHYASPEETPALMGDLLAWHKQASFEHMVPVSLAAQLHYKFVRIHPFDDGNGRIARLLMNFILLKTNFPPVIIKSKDKKGYLTALNKADTGDLESFLFYIGEELQWSLGIAIKAAKGESIEEADDLDKELTLLKAELRGENVLTIAANSENICNAMAQNIIPLFILIEEKCEALKDFFFTTDRKIEFEIDGEDLKRSVGTKDSEWDQLKIKWLENDLRAQGKKLGHIRYNYELKGFKKIVSANSFLLSIDVYFNEFNYTINTEQNSQQPLSLPYGTKLPEDELRKITGPVIRHVMDQIKQIK comes from the coding sequence ATGACTATAAAAGAACTCTATCAAAAAGCAGATGAGCTAAAAGGTCAACTCGCAAAACACCAACCTCTGAAGCGCGAAGATGAAGATCGCCTTTGGAAAAAATTCCGGCTCGAATGGAATTACAATTCCAATCACATCGAAGGTAATACACTCACCTATGGTCAAACTGAATTACTTCTCATTTTCGGTAAAACCACCGGCGACCATGATAAGCGTGAGTATGATGAAATGGAAGCACATGATGTCGCAGTGAAAATGATCTATGAACTGGCAAATGATAAGGAGCGTGACCTGACAGAAAATTTTATTCGCCAGTTAAATGAAGTGATCCTGGTACGTCCGTTTTGGAAAGAAGCCATTACACCGGATGGACAACCTACACGAAGAGAAATTACTCCGGGTGAATACAAGAAATTTCCCAACTCTGTCCGGCTGCAAAACGGTGAAATCTTTCACTATGCCTCTCCGGAAGAAACTCCAGCGCTGATGGGCGACCTCTTAGCATGGCATAAACAGGCTTCGTTTGAACACATGGTGCCGGTATCACTTGCAGCACAACTGCATTACAAGTTTGTTCGCATCCATCCTTTCGATGATGGCAATGGTCGCATTGCACGGTTGCTCATGAACTTCATTCTGCTGAAAACTAATTTCCCACCTGTCATCATCAAATCGAAAGATAAAAAAGGATACCTCACCGCATTGAACAAAGCGGACACCGGTGATCTTGAATCTTTCCTATTCTACATAGGTGAAGAACTACAGTGGTCTTTGGGAATTGCCATCAAAGCAGCAAAGGGAGAAAGTATAGAAGAAGCTGATGATTTGGATAAAGAACTTACATTACTCAAAGCAGAATTAAGAGGAGAAAATGTTTTAACTATTGCAGCAAATTCCGAAAATATCTGTAACGCTATGGCTCAAAACATCATTCCTCTTTTTATATTGATTGAAGAAAAATGCGAAGCGCTAAAAGATTTTTTCTTTACTACCGACCGAAAAATTGAGTTTGAAATTGATGGCGAAGATTTAAAAAGATCTGTCGGCACAAAAGATAGTGAATGGGATCAACTAAAAATAAAATGGCTGGAAAATGACCTGAGAGCACAAGGAAAAAAGTTAGGACACATTCGCTACAATTATGAATTGAAAGGGTTTAAAAAAATTGTTTCTGCCAATTCGTTCTTGCTGAGTATCGACGTGTACTTCAATGAATTCAACTACACCATTAACACTGAGCAGAACTCGCAACAACCGTTGAGTTTGCCTTACGGAACGAAACTTCCTGAAGATGAATTACGGAAAATTACCGGGCCTGTAATTAGGCATGTCATGGACCAAATCAAACAAATTAAATAA
- a CDS encoding type I restriction endonuclease subunit R, with product MTTPSFKEDHISQIPALQLLMNMGFQYLSQAKALEERRDKTSVVLLENILRKALNEINTIHYKGGIHKFSDSNIQHAIQSLKDLPMQDGYMAASQHLYDLITMGKSFEQAIDGDKKSFTLRYIDWEHPERNVYHVTEEYQVLRAFSPDHYRPDIIIFINGIPIVVIECKRPDIKDSLEQAISQSLRNQQEDGIRSLYVYSQMLMALAVNNARFATTGTEEKFWSLWKEKFSSKEEEQQYKVKLHRLKNTPLSEANKKMLFAGRFKYVRSYFEELEKQERRYTAQDEMLFNLCRPGRLLEMIFNYIIYDGGEKKIARFQQYFTVKSTLQRVKTFIPGVTPGTKRRKGGVIWHTQGSGKSLTMVLMAQQIVLDKDIRNPRIVLVTDRVDLDDQITDTFKKCGKPVKNATIGISKEVKKKLDGIPLTEDEQKKLNNDTSLVGLLMYHEAIVTSVINKFEAAVKQINNTLTSTEIFVLVDEGHRTQYGQFNIKMQKVFPNACFIAFTGTPLIKRERNTAAKFGGLIEPSYTIIEAVSDKAVVPLLFEGRHALQNVNENPIDAYFNMISEPLTTYQKAELKKKFSRADHLNEADQKLYCIAWDISKHFRDNWKDTGFKGQLVTPSKVAALKYKNFLDEIDLVTSEVLFSPPDEREGSDNAFEEPNDKVVAFWKKMMNKYGSAKKYQDRIISSFKKSETPEIIIVVDKLLTGFDAPRNTVLYITKELKEHTLLQAIARVNRVYLGKDYGYIIDYYGILKNLDEALTSYEALSDFDEEDLIGTITNINEEIKKLPQAHSELWDIFKEIKNKYDEAAYEELLRDEALRSMFYDKLSNFARLLKLALSSIEFEKNTPEKQVERYKEDAKFFLQLRIAVRQRYSDEIDYKQYEQQIQKLIDTHITSDQVIKLTELVNIFDKENFQKEVEKVVGAAAKADTIATRTQKTINVKWEEDPAFYKKFSDMLKEAIRAYEEKRISEAEYLARTQKIQDAIINHTNEDIPPSLRNHEVAQAFFGITMEIIKEKISDEVTSKEIAADAGLEIDEAIHEKIFDNGQPMVDWQNKSNVIGQMNIAIGDVLYEIRSKYNFELTNEHIDAIAERVIEIAKIRYR from the coding sequence ATGACCACTCCATCTTTCAAAGAAGATCACATCTCGCAGATACCTGCACTGCAACTGCTCATGAACATGGGCTTTCAGTATTTGTCTCAGGCAAAAGCATTGGAAGAACGCCGAGACAAAACTTCCGTTGTGCTGCTTGAAAATATTTTGCGCAAAGCATTGAATGAAATCAATACCATCCATTACAAAGGAGGCATTCACAAATTTTCTGACAGCAACATTCAGCACGCCATTCAATCACTTAAAGATTTACCCATGCAGGATGGCTACATGGCAGCGAGCCAGCACTTGTATGATCTCATTACAATGGGTAAAAGTTTTGAGCAAGCCATTGACGGTGATAAAAAGAGTTTCACGCTGCGCTACATTGATTGGGAACACCCCGAAAGAAATGTGTACCACGTCACAGAAGAATATCAGGTTTTACGCGCATTCAGTCCTGACCATTATCGTCCTGACATTATCATCTTCATTAATGGCATTCCAATCGTCGTGATCGAATGCAAGCGCCCTGACATCAAAGATTCTTTGGAGCAGGCAATCTCTCAAAGCTTGCGCAACCAGCAGGAGGATGGCATTCGCTCTCTCTATGTGTATTCTCAAATGCTGATGGCATTGGCAGTAAACAATGCACGCTTTGCAACCACAGGTACAGAAGAAAAATTCTGGAGCTTATGGAAAGAAAAATTCAGCAGTAAGGAAGAGGAGCAGCAATACAAAGTGAAGCTGCATCGCCTGAAAAACACTCCACTTAGTGAGGCAAATAAAAAAATGTTGTTCGCCGGGCGCTTCAAATACGTTCGCAGCTACTTTGAAGAACTGGAAAAACAGGAGCGCAGATACACGGCGCAGGATGAAATGCTGTTCAACCTTTGCCGTCCAGGGCGCCTGCTCGAAATGATTTTCAACTACATCATCTACGACGGAGGTGAAAAAAAGATTGCCAGGTTTCAGCAATACTTCACCGTCAAGAGCACCTTGCAGCGGGTGAAAACATTTATCCCAGGTGTAACTCCCGGAACCAAAAGAAGAAAAGGCGGAGTGATATGGCACACACAGGGAAGTGGTAAATCACTCACCATGGTGCTTATGGCACAGCAGATTGTGCTCGATAAAGACATCCGTAATCCGCGCATTGTACTCGTAACAGATCGGGTGGACCTTGATGATCAGATAACAGATACTTTCAAAAAGTGTGGCAAGCCGGTGAAGAATGCGACCATTGGTATTTCTAAGGAAGTGAAAAAGAAATTGGATGGCATACCACTTACAGAAGATGAACAGAAGAAATTGAATAATGACACAAGCTTGGTGGGCCTGTTAATGTATCATGAAGCAATAGTCACTTCAGTAATTAACAAGTTTGAAGCAGCCGTAAAGCAAATCAACAACACACTGACTTCCACAGAAATTTTTGTGTTGGTGGATGAGGGTCATCGCACACAGTACGGACAATTCAACATCAAAATGCAAAAGGTTTTTCCCAATGCCTGTTTCATTGCATTCACTGGAACTCCGCTCATAAAGAGAGAAAGAAATACAGCAGCTAAGTTTGGAGGCCTCATAGAACCATCTTACACCATCATCGAAGCAGTTTCAGATAAAGCAGTCGTGCCACTCTTGTTTGAAGGCAGACATGCGCTACAAAACGTAAATGAAAATCCCATTGATGCATACTTCAACATGATTTCTGAACCGCTTACTACGTATCAGAAAGCAGAATTGAAAAAGAAATTCAGTCGTGCCGACCATCTCAATGAAGCAGATCAGAAACTCTATTGCATTGCATGGGACATTAGCAAGCATTTCCGCGACAACTGGAAAGACACAGGTTTCAAAGGGCAATTGGTTACTCCATCAAAAGTTGCCGCACTCAAGTACAAAAATTTTCTCGATGAAATTGATTTGGTCACTTCAGAAGTTTTGTTTTCTCCTCCCGATGAACGGGAAGGAAGTGATAACGCATTTGAGGAGCCAAATGACAAGGTAGTTGCCTTCTGGAAAAAGATGATGAACAAATATGGAAGTGCAAAAAAATATCAGGACAGAATCATCAGCAGCTTCAAGAAAAGTGAAACACCTGAAATCATCATTGTTGTTGACAAGCTACTCACAGGATTTGATGCCCCAAGAAATACTGTCCTCTATATCACAAAGGAGCTTAAGGAACATACGTTACTACAAGCCATCGCAAGGGTGAATCGTGTGTACCTGGGAAAAGATTACGGTTACATCATTGACTATTATGGCATCTTGAAAAACCTCGATGAAGCATTGACAAGCTATGAAGCACTCAGTGACTTTGACGAAGAAGATTTGATAGGAACTATTACTAACATCAATGAGGAAATAAAAAAATTACCGCAAGCTCATTCTGAGCTTTGGGACATCTTCAAAGAAATCAAGAACAAGTATGATGAAGCCGCCTACGAAGAATTGCTTCGTGATGAAGCACTTCGTTCAATGTTTTACGACAAGCTCTCAAACTTTGCACGGCTCCTGAAATTAGCATTGTCATCAATAGAGTTTGAAAAAAACACACCGGAGAAACAAGTAGAGCGATACAAGGAAGATGCAAAGTTCTTCCTCCAGTTGCGCATTGCAGTGAGGCAACGTTACTCAGATGAAATTGACTACAAGCAATACGAACAACAAATACAGAAACTCATTGACACACACATCACCTCAGACCAGGTGATCAAACTCACTGAGCTGGTAAACATTTTTGACAAAGAAAATTTTCAGAAGGAAGTAGAAAAGGTAGTTGGGGCAGCAGCTAAAGCAGACACGATTGCAACAAGAACGCAAAAAACCATCAATGTAAAATGGGAAGAAGATCCTGCTTTCTACAAAAAGTTTTCTGACATGCTCAAAGAAGCAATCCGTGCTTACGAAGAAAAAAGAATTTCCGAAGCGGAATACTTAGCACGAACTCAAAAGATTCAGGATGCTATTATCAATCACACGAATGAAGACATTCCTCCGAGCTTAAGAAACCATGAAGTAGCACAGGCATTTTTCGGAATCACTATGGAAATCATCAAAGAAAAAATTAGCGATGAAGTAACATCAAAGGAAATTGCCGCGGATGCAGGACTGGAAATTGACGAAGCCATTCACGAAAAAATATTTGACAATGGACAACCAATGGTTGACTGGCAGAATAAATCAAATGTGATTGGTCAAATGAACATTGCAATTGGTGATGTACTCTACGAAATACGAAGCAAGTACAATTTCGAACTAACTAATGAGCATATAGATGCTATTGCAGAACGTGTAATTGAAATTGCAAAAATCAGGTACAGATAA
- a CDS encoding restriction endonuclease subunit S produces MKAVEEIKKSNLNRPEPNSIPEDWKWTEFGSVFKFLSTFSFSRDDLTSEKDNGELLYIHYGDIHAKFENEIVDFDLDNRVPFLIDGFFSKEDLEDDEFPLLQDGDLIIADASEDYEGVAECVELKNVKDKKIISGLHTIAARDKNGNTAQGFRTYIFNHPKVSNSLKRFAQGISVYSISKTHLAEIKIPLPPLAQQQSIAKLLTTWDNAITKMQSLIIQKQLNKKWLMQVLLIGKERINGFNEEWKMDFISNVTKRVRTAFSPELIQMYREIGIRSHVKGIFHKELKSGKDIGEKSVFWVEPDCFIFNIVFAWEHAIAKTTMAENGMIASHRFPMYKPKKGVMNLDFLLYYFSSPRGKYLLGVASPGGAGRNKTIGQTEFQKLQIPVPPIEEQNAIAELMQSADKEIQLLKSELEKLKEQKKGLMQQLLTGKLRVKNLKTKNENL; encoded by the coding sequence ATGAAAGCAGTGGAAGAGATAAAGAAAAGCAATCTCAATAGACCTGAGCCAAACTCGATTCCCGAAGATTGGAAATGGACAGAGTTTGGTTCAGTGTTTAAGTTCCTCTCGACATTTTCTTTTTCAAGAGATGATCTCACCAGTGAAAAGGACAATGGTGAATTGCTGTACATCCACTACGGTGATATACATGCCAAGTTTGAAAACGAAATTGTAGATTTTGATTTGGATAACAGAGTTCCGTTTTTGATTGATGGATTTTTCTCCAAAGAAGATTTGGAGGATGATGAATTTCCACTCTTGCAAGACGGTGATTTGATCATTGCTGATGCATCAGAAGATTATGAAGGAGTTGCAGAATGTGTTGAACTGAAAAATGTGAAGGACAAAAAAATTATCAGTGGCTTGCATACGATTGCCGCACGGGATAAAAATGGAAACACCGCACAAGGCTTTCGCACTTACATTTTCAATCACCCCAAGGTTTCAAACTCACTTAAACGATTTGCACAGGGCATCTCAGTTTACAGCATTTCAAAAACACATTTGGCTGAGATCAAGATTCCACTTCCTCCGCTCGCACAGCAGCAGTCCATTGCAAAACTTCTTACCACTTGGGATAATGCCATCACCAAAATGCAATCACTCATCATCCAGAAACAACTGAACAAAAAATGGCTCATGCAGGTCTTACTTATAGGCAAGGAGCGGATCAATGGATTTAATGAAGAATGGAAAATGGATTTCATTTCGAATGTAACTAAGCGAGTTCGTACGGCATTTTCACCTGAGCTAATACAGATGTATCGTGAAATTGGAATAAGATCACACGTAAAAGGGATTTTTCATAAAGAACTCAAATCAGGTAAAGACATTGGAGAGAAATCGGTTTTCTGGGTTGAGCCCGATTGTTTCATTTTCAATATTGTGTTTGCATGGGAACATGCAATTGCTAAAACAACAATGGCTGAAAATGGAATGATTGCTTCTCATAGATTTCCAATGTACAAGCCTAAAAAAGGAGTAATGAACTTGGATTTCTTGCTTTATTATTTCAGTTCTCCGAGAGGAAAGTATTTACTCGGAGTTGCCTCTCCAGGAGGAGCTGGAAGGAACAAAACAATCGGGCAAACAGAATTTCAAAAACTTCAAATCCCGGTTCCACCTATTGAGGAACAAAATGCAATTGCAGAGTTGATGCAGTCAGCAGATAAAGAAATACAACTTCTAAAAAGTGAATTGGAAAAATTGAAAGAGCAGAAGAAGGGATTGATGCAGCAGTTGTTGACAGGGAAGTTGAGAGTTAAAAATTTAAAAACAAAAAATGAAAACCTATGA